From Solanum lycopersicum chromosome 8, SLM_r2.1, the proteins below share one genomic window:
- the LOC138338064 gene encoding uncharacterized protein, translated as MSNLSKLEFVALDISEKNYLSWVLDAEIHLAAKGLDATITQGNEASSQDKAKAMIFLRHHLDEGLKIEYLTVKDPLELWTDLKGRYDHLKATVLPRARYEWMHLRFQDFKTVIEYNSAVFRITSQLKLCGETIKDEDMLEKTLTTFHASNVILQQQYREKGFQKYSELISCLLVAEQHNTLLMKNHEARPTGAAPLPEANVVEARDQSEVKRDDHRGYNNARGRGKDKRRYTNRQGGGHNKRENNMSSQNNPSKSNCRRCGMKGHWKNECRTHEHFVRLYQNSFKKKGNKSGVSSSNARAESHMTLKDDDKPGTSQKYDKDIEANLALKDVFDGLGDITHMEVDDFFGDRN; from the coding sequence ATGTCGAATTTATCCAAACTTGAGTTTGTGGCATTAGATATTTCTGAAAAGAATTATCTTTCATGGGTACTCGATGCTGAGATTCACTTGGCTGCTAAAGGTCTTGATGCCACTATTACTCAGGGAAATGAAGCATCGAGTCAAGATAAGGCGAAAGCTATGATTTTCCTTCGTCATCATCTTGATGAGGGCCTGAAAATTGAATATCTGACGGTAAAAGATCCACTTGAGTTGTGGACTGACTTAAAAGGGAGATATGACCACCTAAAGGCAACAGTGTTGCCAAGAGCCCGTTATGAGTGGATGCATTTACGGTTTCAAGATTTTAAGACCGTAATTGAATACAACTCTGCTGTATTCAGGATAACCTCCCAGTTAAAATTATGTGGGGAgactataaaagatgaggacatgTTGGAAAAGACACTTACTACTTTCCATGCCTCAAATGTGATATTGCAGCAACAATATCGTGAAAAGGGTTTTCAGAAATATTCTGAACTAATTTCATGTCTTTTGGTGGCTGAGCAACATAATactcttttaatgaaaaatcatgaagctCGTCCCACTGGAGCTGCTCCATTACCGGAGGCAAATGTGGTGGAAGCACGTGATCAATCTGAAGTAAAAAGAGATGATCATCGGGGCTATAATAATGCACGGGGACGTGGCAAAGATAAAAGACGATACACTAATCGTCAAGGTGGTGGTCATAATAAAAGGGAGAACAACATGAGTTCTCAAAATAACCCCTCAAAAAGTAATTGTCGTCGTTGTGGCATGAAAGGCCATTGGAAGAATGAATGTCGCACACATGAACATTTTGTAAGGCTCTATCAAAATTCctttaaaaagaaaggaaataaaagtggTGTTTCCTCTTCCAATGCTCGAGCTGAGTCACATATGACTCTTAAAGATGATGATAAGCCGGGAACatctcaaaaatatgataagGATATTGAAGCAAATTTGGCTTTAAAGGATGTTTTTGATGGCCTTGGTGACATTACTCATATGGAAGTTGATGACTTCTTTGGAGATCGAAACTGA